The Psilocybe cubensis strain MGC-MH-2018 chromosome 7, whole genome shotgun sequence genome has a window encoding:
- a CDS encoding putative choline-phosphate cytidylyltransferase, with protein sequence MDSSNVLSDDEYDVISNPGSRSLESSIADFHFEAREPPAFRDAQERFETTRWTASEIQLYVRKGLGLSDSIQATSFDNKRIRIYVDGIFDGLDVSDALKLRQAKLAFPSVHLMVGVFSDQALQMHNHSSNRPEIERAELVRHCRWIDEVVKDAPWELTPKFLTDKSIDFVAIDEGTSIDPNCDKARVLAYDELKKHGKIIRTRRTLGLAPKQTQVSCNPSGRATPTLSSSRTDAPDFIGHVDIYGIGY encoded by the exons ATGGATTCGTCTAACGTTTTGAGTGACGACGAGTACGACGTTATCTCCAACCCTGGATCTAGGTCATTAGAATCCAGCATTGCTGACTTTCACTTCGAAGCCCGTGAACCGCCGGCCTTTCGGGATGCACAGGAACGATTCGAAACGACGCGATGGACTGCTAGTGAAATTCAGTTATATGTTCGAAAAGGACTGGGCTTATCGGACAGTATTCAAGCCACTTCTTTTGACAACAAGAGAATTCGTATTTACGTGGATGGCATCTTCGATGGCCTGGATGTCAG TGACGCTCTTAAGTTACGGCAAGCTAAATTAGCTTTTCCTTCAGTTCACCTTATGGTTGGAGTCTTTTCAGACCAAGCTCTGCAAATGCACAACCATAGCAGCAACAGGCCAGAAATCGAAAGGGCAGAGCTTGTCAGGCATTGTCGATGGATAGACGAAGTTGTTAAGGATGCGCCATGGGAACTCACTCCTAAGTTCTTAACAGACAAATCCATTGATTTTGTTGCTATCGACGAGGGAACGTCTATTGACCCAAACTGCGATAAGGCCCGGGTGTTGGCGTACGACGAACTAAAGAAACATG GTAAAATCATTAGGACGCGAAGGACCCTAGGACTTGCTCCTAAGCAAACCCAGGTTTCGTGTAATCCTTCTGGTAGGGCAACTCCGACACTGTCGTCGAGTAGGACGGATGCTCCAGACTTTATAGGGCATGTTGACATTTATGGGATAGGGTACTAG
- a CDS encoding Zinc finger protein GLIS2, translated as MAHNPLVRSTSRLYGTSGVVCAGCTGPDTDCSDPLCGPSSELTSQCTDQCVVIACSDPNHEESICDRDGAHTHCDLICDEDVECTDCHGFDAFLRCCDDYHPYQQEPPRFQPQVASTTPAIIWDSTFENLSIWCGHHMVDMAKPMAHDRQIDSYAPPEPENSGAKSLNSFEPRAPYASEQSTFQPESFSGSPPPQDLVNCLWDSCQDTFSSISELAGHVNTHIPTLQDNSWNQTFNQTMSQNQLPCLWAECDSSYHLSPNDIELLASHVLNDHIGVSFPSRLRPSSSRLPSPYPPPSSVPQTMLNPKTENIRLAKSKSPSPASTVASTTQHSCNDIHECRWKNCGEIFGSCDDLTAHITSVHIGGGKAHYECFWDQCTRNGSHGFQSKQKICRHVQSHTGHRPFQCTICQQNFSEAATLQQHIRRHTQEKPYVCDHPGCGKSFAITGALTIHKRTHNGDKPFKCTFCDRGFAESSNLSKHLRTHTGARPYTCMEPGCNKSFARPDQLNRHKGVHRKQLRGIIQTTLE; from the exons ATGGCTCACAATCCCTTGGTTAGGTCTACTAGCCGACTCTATGGCACCTCAGGTGTCGTCTGTGCTGGCTGCACTGGACCAGACACTGACTGCTCGGATCCTCTATGCGGTCCATCCAGTGAACTCACATCGCAATGCACCGACCAATGTGTAGTCATTGCATGCAGCGACCCCAATCACGAAGAATCAATCTGCGACAGAGATGGTGCTCATACGCACTGCGACCTCATTTGCGACGAGGATGTCGAATGCACTGATTGCCATGGCTTTGATGCCTTT CTGCGATGCTGCGATGATTACCATCCATACCAACAGGAGCCTCCACGGTTTCAGCCTCAAGTCGCTTCCACTACCCCTGCCATTATATGGGATTCGACCTTTGAGAATCTGAGCATATGGTGTGGCCATCATATGGTTGACATGGCCAAACCTATGGCGCACGATCGGCAAATAGATTCATATGCACCTCCCGAGCCCGAAAATTCTGGTGCAAAAAGTTTAAATTCTTTTGAACCTAGAGCTCCATACGCATCCGAGCAGAGCACTTTCCAACCCGAATCGTTTTCAGGCTCGCCTCCACCTCAAGATCTGGTAAATTGCTTGTGGGACTCTTGTCAGGACACCTTCTCATCCATATCGGAACTGGCAGGGCATGTTAATACCCATATTCCCACACTTCAGGATAATTCCTGGAACCAAACCTTTAACCAGACAATGTCTCAGAATCAATTACCGTGTCTGTGGGCGGAGTGCGATAGTTCGTATCATTTGTCTCCCAACGACATTGAATTGCTTGCCAGTCATGTACTAAACGACCATATTGGGGTCTCCTTCCCATCCCGCCTCAGGCCTTCGTCAAGTCGCCTGCCATCCCCGTACCCCCCACCTTCTTCGGTTCCTCAAACAATGCTGAATCCCAAAACTGAGAACATAAGGTtagcaaaatcaaaatcaccCTCACCGGCGTCAACTGTGGCTTCAACGACTCAGCACTCTTGCAACGACATACACGAATGTCGATGGAAAAATTGTGGAGAAATATTCGGCTCTTGCGACGACCTAACGGCACACATCACATCAGTTCACATAGGAGGTGGAAAGGCACATTATGAATGCTTTTGGGACCAGTGTACGAGGAACGGAAGCCATGGCTTTCAGAGTAAACAAAAAATCTGCCGGCACGTTCAG TCTCACACAGGTCACCGACCTTTTCAATGCACGATATGCCAACAAAATTTCTCTGAAGCAGCCACGCTTCAACAGCACATCAGACGACATACGCAAGAAA AACCTTACGTTTGCGACCACCCTGGTTGTggtaaatcatttgctatcACGGGTGCTCTGACAATTCATAAACGGACGCACAATGGGGATAAACCTTTCAAATGTACTTTCTGCGATCG AGGATTCGCAGAATCATCAAACCTCTCTAAACAT CTTCGGACCCATACAGGAGCGAGACCCTATACGTGTATGGAACCAGGCTGCAATAAATCTTTTGCTCGGCCAGATCAGCTCAATCGACATAAAGGCGTGCATAGAAAACAGTTGAGAGGCATCATTCAAACAACTTTAGAATAG
- a CDS encoding 54S ribosomal protein L23, mitochondrial, translating to MLKLRVFRRCPGFQRTYATQPPLPELANIARTASTPLAVRLRRRKQFGATAVGDTDATEDGLTPTEQARYTRLKAQGLLETKSGTTPTAKEWLDNVNSRRSRIRGIRRKVVEGAEETEVLGQKVYLPNIVLRLVRNHTQPGQPYNPYEATFRIPQSVTKTDLRSLLLAVYGVKTTYIRTDNYISPWHRTMDGYERKPFKTYKRAVVGLVDPFYYPHRLEDMPQQEREEREKYIEKNFSIKHTRSLQKEELMRMTKGQGKFSWKLNPASATKRKHILRMVAERRNARESAIGAFAEGIQALRRDGQSVTFEAVRGKALGHPLPPSSQTAPSTEATS from the coding sequence ATGCTCAAGCTACGGGTCTTCCGACGGTGTCCAGGGTTCCAACGGACATATGCTACTCAACCACCACTGCCGGAATTAGCCAATATTGCCAGAACGGCGTCCACCCCTCTTGCTGTTCGTCTACGTAGACGAAAGCAGTTCGGAGCAACTGCCGTGGGCGATACAGATGCGACAGAAGATGGCCTTACCCCTACCGAGCAAGCAAGATATACACGTCTGAAAGCGCAGGGTCTTCTCGAGACTAAAAGTGGCACAACTCCTACGGCAAAAGAATGGTTGGACAATGTCAATAGCCGCAGGTCCCGAATTCGCGGTATTCGCCGCAAGGTTGTCGAAGGCGCAGAGGAAACAGAGGTTCTTGGCCAGAAAGTCTATCTGCCAAATATCGTTCTAAGGCTTGTTCGAAATCACACACAACCTGGACAGCCGTACAATCCCTACGAAGCAACCTTCCGTATTCCACAGTCTGTCACCAAAACTGATCTGCGGTCCCTCCTCCTTGCCGTTTACGGCGTCAAAACAACATACATTCGTACTGATAATTACATCTCTCCATGGCACCGTACAATGGATGGCTACGAACGAAAACCGTTCAAGACCTACAAACGAGCGGTCGTTGGATTGGTCGACCCTTTCTACTACCCACACAGACTTGAGGATATGCCCCAACAGGAGAGGGAGGAACGAGAAAAGTATATTGAGAAAAACTTCAGCATCAAGCACACACGTTCTTTGCAAAAGGAAGAATTAATGCGAATGACCAAGGGTCAGGGCAAATTTTCTTGGAAACTTAATCCGGCATCTGcgacgaagaggaaacaCATACTTCGCATGGTGGCAGAACGAAGAAATGCGAGAGAAAGTGCAATTGGGGCCTTTGCTGAAGGAATTCAAGCGCTTCGTCGGGATGGACAGTCTGTTACGTTCGAAGCGGTTAGAGGAAAGGCTCTTGGCCATCCACTTCCACCATCTTCGCAGACTGCACCTTCTACGGAAGCGACGTCTTAA
- a CDS encoding putative inactive purple acid phosphatase 29: protein MGWQSWDVVTITDQSTPSEVPTKPSIGGDLETSVDWWNVTKPEEKVDFSSLPLDTWSPTLPHDTGLSEIAVTRCVINPEVGGDLCAPDTTSEQDAIKGKWVRVPRNLNLEAGYLSGWLNIYYRRTRRQDINLITEIRLYPQNEQPPTLDGWHKAQTSLRAGIRGLPPLFLWYKTGKTSGDMSPEEKMNIITELDVLYGEDTPWYGFEKLDPPTIAQQSKVEATWITYRRGVKIPPRAPPLHFSHSGKFKVLQVADLHFSVSQGFCRDTILSPCEHSDNLTNTLISHVIDQEKPDLIVFTGDQLNGQGSSWDPKSVLAKFSKAVTAKGVPWAAVFGNHDEEDGMAKEQQVTLMKSLPYSLVERGPKDVHGVGNYVLKVFSPDPSKTHTLTLYFLDSGSYSKGVLDWFGFFKPTEYDWIHVSKASIRQIERPFTPDTGKDLGSVWGRQDDQVIPGTRRLAKPNALMFFHMPLPETYLKADINPNTGKALDVGVSGQEPPGNAKSNDGFFEKGILKAMESNHVSNRNALEVKAIGNGHCHITENCRRVKGVWFCFGGGGSYSGYGKIGFDRRFRIYDVSDFGETIKTYKRTEKDEIIDEMILTGKGAPPLPS, encoded by the exons ATGGGGTGGCAATCTTGGGACGTCGTAACAATAACAGACCAGTCAACTCCGTCTGAAGTACCCACTAAACCAAGTATTGGCGGCGACCTGGAGACGTCCGTTGACTGGTGGAATGTTACTAAACCAGAGGAAAAGGTCGATTTCTCCAGTCTTCCCTTGGACACATGGTCGCCTACTTTGCCCCATGACACTGGCT TATCTGAGATAGCCGTTACTCGTTGCGTTATCAACCCGGAGGTGGGAGGAGATCTTTGTGCACCAGACACCACCAGTGAGCAAGACGCCATTAAAGGCAAATGGGTCCGAGTTCCTCGTAATCTCAACCTCGAAGCTGGCTATCTCTCTGGGTGGCTC AACATCTACTACCGTCGAACAAGGCGACAGGATATCAACTTGATCACCGAAATTCGATTATATCCCCAAAACGAGCAACCCCCAACCTTGGATGGTTGGCACAAAGCGCAAACATCTTTGAGAGCAGGAATACGAGGACTTCCTCCACTTTTCCTATGGTACAAGACTGGGAAAACATCCGGCGATATGTCCCCTGAAGAAAAGATGAACATAATTACAGAGCTTGATGTGCTGTATGGAGAAGACACCCCATGGTACGGCTTCGAAAAGCTGGATCCACCTACTATTGCACAGCAGAGTAAAGTCGAGGCGACCTGGATAACATACAGACGAGGCGTGAAAA TTCCTCCTCGTGCTCCGCCTTTGCACTTTTCCCACTCTGGGAAGTTCAAAGTGCTTCAGGTTGCAGACCTTCATTTCTCTGTTTCTCAGGGATTCTGTCGAGACACAATACTATCGCCCTGTGAACACTCCGATAACCTAACGAACACGTTGATATCTCATGTTATTGATCAAGAGAAGCCCGATTTGATTGTCTTCACGGGTGATCAGCTGAACGGCCAAGGATCTTCATGGGATCCGAAATCTGTCCTTGCCAAATTTTCCAAAGCAGTCACTGCAAAAGGCGTGCCGTGGGCAGCTGTCTTCGGCAAccacgatgaagaagatggaatgGCTAAGGAACAACAAGTCACGTTAATGAAGTCACTGCCATATAGTCTTGTTGAAAGAGGTCCAAAGGATGTGCACGGTGTTGGAAATTATGTGTTGAAAGTATTCAGCCCTGATCC ATCCAAAACGCATACTCTTACTCTATACTTCTTAGATTCCGGCTCGTACTCGAAAGGCGTCCTCGATTGGTTTGGCTTTTTCAAACCAACCGAATATGACTGGATAC ATGTCTCCAAAGCATCGATACGTCAGATCGAACGACCTTTTACTCCGGATACTGGTAAGGATTTGGGATCTGTTTGGGGTAGACAAGACGATCAGGTCATTCCTGGTACTCGAAGACTCGCAAAACCAAATGCGTTGATGTTTTTCCATATGCCTTT ACCCGAGACGTACCTCAAGGCAGACATAAACCCCAACACAGGAAAAGCTCTCGATGTGGGTGTGAGTGGCCAAGAGCCACCAGGAAATGCAAAGAGCAACGACGGATTCTTCGAAAAGGGAATTTTGAAGGCTATGGAAAGTAACCATGTGTCTAACCGAAACGCTCTCGAGGTTAAAGCCATCGGAAACGGACACTGTCATA TCACTGAAAACTGCCGACGTGTCAAAGGTGTCTGGTTTTGCTTTGGAGGCGGTGG ATCCTACTCCGGCTACGGCAAGATTGG TTTTGACAGACGATTTAGAATTTATGATGTTTCCGATTTTGGAGAGACAATCAAAACCTATAAGCGTACGGAGAAAGATGAGATCATTGACGAGATGATTCTTACCGGGAAAGGAGCCCCTCCTCTGCCTTCATAG
- a CDS encoding Bud site selection protein 6 yields the protein MSRSSQTNGHPSRRDNHSISSTTSGSGRNERGSRHPTSPAVETAVTRLLVSIKQLLEALTLWSQLRMDEEGVSNVYVRLGNDFNSAVAAFGSFNIEMNELLSVPDDLRTVLEQCLAEDATPENLELYLPSVRQIITNLLQGLRGKQSIYRRIVSDQRDRTSGADHDRTESRSSRSSRREGAHRSHGSRQITEEERGDAETASRRSGQSSNRRRDAASQGALSQQNTGNSDFVGGFAPSIAEHPVDRMEEVSETPASEYINAQRRSESRSAPSPIPSAPTSSSSTLTSSSNDKPQNSDRFSEPPQNPPISPPPQQAAVPASVKRYSLVDKPVDKPVNTAPNVVVEPSSPPLDQDETISPPPPETPPIDPPPAVAKSLAALKSDVHLERRASKRFSIYNITKMTGASTTRERSIRSAANHPNRRSAATGNLTLNDLAVLTEVDDEEPGASGKSENNVNRKPSRSNTPVPAVPPLPSTPSRSPEPTAVVADSSSGQNIPPSDPSKITIFLQLGREVKKVVIDQAISFASLRVLFVDKFSYNPGLDNFPAIYIRDPSSGVQYELEDTDDVKEKCLISLNIEPLDQIKQHIDAQISSLSHDIKELRSAVAANSNRQSAHLNDIILQPMAESTPAPNRPSDRQFQHIARRLSRFMGDTPPSFMSQMQTPPLPNSIQPMQSQMTGQSLQPQMTGGSVLSEYTSRVVTDLKTQFDEVQNLRRDLGIMRQLYTEFMKSTKESLNTLRTQTQSVKQLANTNVGGARAYIDSGKRKLDTRSQNVLTEVERLQDIIEGMKDDVIKRHVTPNTVFFRNIKKDMDNVSAELASLSEHINTVKPMWKKTWEEELQNIVEEQQFLTHQEEFLSDLQEDYKAMMEIYGHVEKVITLRKPNGPLSGKLRNRSFKPAPRDEGDGLSNVMLEIRTAAVDPDKRLKAIEASQRNREKNLAARSDELQMELQDFVSQKKLKMTGGAEEVERVRQKRSEMTLKAMFTGGSSRGDGSLSPSFGVVESP from the exons ATGTCTAGGTCGTCGCAAACAAATGGCCATCCTTCTCGCCGTGACAATCATTCAATATCCTCCACCACTTCAGGATCTGGCCGCAATGAACGAGGGTCTCGCCATCCAACTTCG CCTGCTGTTGAAACAGCTGTAACTCGTCTTTTAGTATCGATAAAGCAGCTTTTGGAAGCATTAACATTATGGAGCCAACTTAGGATGGATGAAGAGGGCGTAAGCAATGTTTACGTGCGGTTGGGCAACGATTTCAATTCGGCTGTAGCTGCGTTTGGCTCATTTAACATTGAAATGAA CGAATTGCTCTCAGTTCCTGATGACCTACGAACGGTGTTAGAACAATGCCTTGCAGAGGATGCCACTCCAGAAAACCTTGAACTCTACCTCCCAAGTGTCCGTCAAATTATCACAAATCTTCTTCAAGGTCTTCGTGGCAAACAATCGATATACCGCAGAATCGTCTCGGATCAGCGTGATAGGACAAGCGGTGCAGATCATGACCGCACAGAGAGTCGATCTTCGCGCTCTTCACGACGCGAAGGTGCCCATCGCTCCCATGGATCTCGCCAAATCACggaagaggagagaggagaCGCAGAAACCGCTTCGCGCAGAAGTGGACAATCATCCAACCGGAGGAGAGACGCTGCATCTCAAGGCGCTCTATCACAGCAAAACACTGGCAACAGCGATTTTGTAGGCGGATTTGCTCCTTCCATTGCCGAGCACCCTGTGGATAGAATGGAAGAAGTATCCGAAACCCCAGCGAGCGAGTACATTAACGCTCAACGGCGGTCAGAAAGTAGATCCGCGCCATCACCTATCCCTAGTGCTCCtacatcttcctcatcaacCCTGACTTCTTCCTCCAATGATAAACCTCAGAATAGTGATAGATTCAGTGAACCGCCTCAGAATCCTCCAATTTCTCCGCCCCCACAGCAAGCGGCCGTCCCTGCCAGCGTGAAACGCTACTCCCTCGTTGATAAGCCCGTCGACAAGCCTGTTAACACAGCACCCAACGTTGTTGTTGAACCCTCAAGTCCCCCTCTAGACCAAGATGAAACTATTTCACCCCCACCACCAGAGACACCACCAATCGACCCTCCACCGGCCGTCGCAAAGTCATTAGCAGCCTTGAAATCCGATGTTCATCTGGAAAGACGGGCTTCAAAAAGATTTTCTATTTACAATATTACCAAGATGACGGGCGCCTCAACGACTCGAGAAAGGTCAATAAGGAGCGCCGCAAATCACCCTAATCGGCGATCGGCTGCCACTGGAAATTTGACCCTGAACGATCTCGCCGTATTAACTGAagtggatgatgaggaaCCAGGTGCCTCAGGAAAATCAGAAAATAATGTAAACAGGAAACCTTCTCGGTCGAACACTCCAGTTCCGGCAGTTCCTCCTCTGCCTTCCACTCCTTCACGGTCACCAGAACCTACTGCGGTCGTTGCCGATAGCAGTTCTGGCCAAAATATACCCCCTTCAGATCCTTCCAAAATCACCATTTTCCTCCAACTAGGGCGCGAAGTCAAGAAAGTAGTCATCGATCAAGCTATCTCTTTTGCATCACTAAGAGTATTGTTTGTGGACAAATTTTCTTACAATCCCGGACTTGACAACTTCCCTGCTATCTATATTCGTGATCCATCCAGCGGTGTGCAGTATGAGCTCGAGGATACAGATGATGTTAAGGAGAAATGTCTCATCTCTCTTAATATTGAAC CTCTCGACCAAATCAAGCAGCACATCGATGCACAAATCTCAAGTTTGTCGCACGACATAAAGGAGCTGAGATCAGCTGTGGCGGCGAATAGCAATAGACAATCGGCGCATCTGAACGATATCATTTTGCAGCCTATGGCGGAGAGCACTCCTGCTCCCAATAGACCCAGCGACCGACAGTTCCAGCATATTGCCCGTCGCCTTTCGAGGTTCATGGGAGACACACCACCGTCTTTCATGAGCCAAATGCAGACCCCTCCATTGCCAAATTCCATTCAGCCTATGCAATCCCAGATGACAGGCCAGTCATTGCAGCCACAGATGACTGGAGGATCAGTGTTATCTGAGTACACAAGCCGAGTGGTCACTGACCTCAAAACCCAATTTGACGAAGTCCAAAATCTGCGTCGTGACCTCGGCATTATGCGTCAACTCTATACCGAGTTCATGAAGTCTACCAAGGAATCACTCAATACCCTTCGTACACAAACACAATCGGTGAAGCAGCTTGCTAACACCAATGTCGGGGGCGCTCGGGCGTATATCGATTCTGGGAAGAGGAAACTCGACACTCGCAGTCAAAATGTTCTGACTGAGGTGGAAAGGTTGCAGGATATCATCGAGGGTATGAAAGACGATGTTATCAAGCGACATGTCACACCCAACACGGTCTTTTTCCGTAACATCAAGAAAGATATGGATAATGTTTCTGCTGAGCTCGCGAGCTTATCAGAACATATTAATACTGTCAAGCCTATGTGGAAAAAGACCTGGGAAGAAGAACTCCAGAACATTGTTGAAGAGCAGCAATTTTTGACTCATCAAGAGGAATTCTTGAGTGACTTACAGGAGGATTACAAGGCCATGATGGAAATCTATGGCCACGTCGAGAAGGTCATTACTCTGCGGAAACCTAACGGTCCTCTGAGCGGAAAACTTCGCAATCGAAGCTTTAAGCCAGCTCCCCGAGACGAAGGCGACGGCTTGAGCAACGTTATGCTCGAGATCAGGACAGCCGCAGTGGACCCAGACAAGCGGTTAAAGGCGATCGAAGCCAGCCAAAGGAACAGGGAGAAAAATCTGGCCGCTCGCTCTGATGAATTGCAAATGGAATTGCAAGACTTCGTGAGCCAGAAAAAGCTAAAAATGACCGGGGGCGCAGAGGAGGTCGAACGCGTACGGCAAAAGCGTAGTGAGATGACATTGAAGGCAATGTTCACTGGCGGCAGCTCCAGGGGAGACGGGAGCTTGTCACCGTCATTTGGGGTTGTAGAGTCACCTTAG
- a CDS encoding Dihydroorotate dehydrogenase (quinone), mitochondrial, producing the protein MPILQQAASNKLGRALLRTSRHAQPSRHLFTRSAPVKRNPIRTGLYTTAFILSAGVFAVYYFDARSAIHRYVLTPVLRKVLDAETGHKIAVKALKAGIAPKDPVQDDATLTCKLWGEEISNPVGLAAGFDKDGEAIDGLFDLGFSWVEIGSVTPKPQPGNPRPRMFRLEEDDAVINRYGFPSQGHSSVVARVRSRIPDFGSPPQRAALREGSMLAVNLGKNKDSPAESVDDFVAGVRTFGPYADVLVVNVSSPNTPGLRGLQNRELLESLLDNVTKARDSLQPSVLTSKRPKIVLKIAPDLEESHLIEMADVIRKSKIDGVIVSNTTIQRPKHLRSANKTETGGLSGPPIKPFSLKALQILRSQLPSSIPLIGCGGIVTGKDALDYARAGASMVQVYTSFGYDGVGACRRIKDQLSEELTKEGKSWDQIVNESVQRLSWVEPPPPKKVEPTVGQLIAEAEELKAMLEKLGKSFEEPEIV; encoded by the exons ATGCCAATTCTGCAACAGGCCGCCTCTAATAAGCTAGGAAGGGCCTTGCTCAGAACGTCCAGACATGCACAACCCTCTCGTCACCTGTTTACTCGGTCCGCCCCTGTGAAACGGAATCCGATTCGCACTGGGCTCTATACAACGGCTTTCATACTATCTGCTGGCGTGTTTGCTGTCTACTACTTCGATGCGCGCTCTGCTATACACAGATATGTTCTGACTCCGGTTCTCAGAAAAGTACTCGATGCAGAGACAGGTCATAAAATCGCTGTCAAGGCGTTGAAAGCTGGAATTGCTCCGAAGGATCCCGTTCAGGACGATGCAACACTTACCTGCAAG CTATGGGGTGAAGAAATCTCCAACCCGGTCGGCTTGGCTGCAGGTTTCGACAAGGATGGAGAAGCCATAGATG GATTATTTGATCTCGGCTTTAGCTGGGTAGAGATTGGAAGTGTAACACCAAAACCTCAG CCCGGAAATCCTCGACCGCGAATGTTCCGActggaagaggatgatgcaGTCATTAATCGATATGGTTTTCCCTCTCAAGGTCACTCTTCCGTTGTAGCCCGTGTGAGATCGCGTATCCCCGACTTCGGTTCCCCACCACAACGTGCAGCACTCCGAGAGGGTTCAATGCTAGCGGTCAACCTCGGCAAAAACAAGGACTCTCCAGCCGAATCTGTAGATGACTTTGTTGCTGGTGTCCGTACATTTGGTCCCTATGCCGACGTGCTAGTAGTCAATGTCTCCAGCCCCAATACCCCTGGACTCCG TGGCCTCCAGAACAGAGAGCTTCTTGAGAGTCTATTAGATAATGTTACGAAGGCCCGCGACAGCTTGCAGCCATCTGTTTTAACCTCCAAAAGGCCAAAAATTGTCCTCAAAATTGCACCCGACCTAGAAGAATCGCATCTCATAGAAATGGCTGATGTCATACGCAAAAGCAAAATAGACGGTGTAATTGTTAGCAATACTACAATCCAACGACCGAAACATCTCAGAAGTG CCAATAAGACCGAAACTGGCGGCCTTTCTGGACCCCCAATCAAACCATTTTCATTAAAAGCTCTTCAAATATTGCGCTCTCAATTACCCTCATCTATCCCTCTCATTGGTTGTGGAGGCATTGTAACCGGGAAGGATGCACTTGACTATGCACGCGCAGGAGCATCAATGGTACAAGTGTATACCAGTTTCGGATACGACGGTGTTGGGGCTTGTCGACGGATCAAAGACCAGCTTTCTGAAGAACTTACAAAGGAGGGCAAGTCGTGGGACCAGATTGTCAATGAATCCGTTCAACGGTTGAGCTGGGTGGAGCCTCCACCCCCGAAGAAAGTCGAGCCAACTGTCGGTCAATTGATTGCAGAGGCCGAAGAGTTGAAAGCTATGTTGGAGAAGCTGGGAAAGTCTTTTGAAGAGCCTGAGATTGTTTGA